GGGTTAAATGGGTCTTTGATGTCATCTGGTAATATAATCACTGAATATGAAATATGTGTTGGTTTTTAACCCTAGACCTGGAATGGAAAATTATCTATGTGGGCtctgcagaaagtgaagagtacgATCAAGTTTTAGACTCTGTTTTAGTGGGACCTGTTCCTGCAGGAAGGCATATGTTTGTATTTCAGGTAAGACTATTGGTGTATATGTATGTCTAATAAACAGAATATATTATTTTATGGTCCTATTCCTTTCTTTCTGGGTTAAATCACTCTGCTTCTTCTGCCTTCACTTTTTAACCTACTTCCATCATACTTTAAAAAGCCAGTTTCCTGTTGTATTCAGACATATATGTGTCATAAAGGAACTTCAACTCTTGGTCTGTATGCTGAGAGAAGTTCATGTGATGTTTACCTCAAGGAGATGTGCAGTGTGCAGTAGACCTTAAATACTGTATCAGGACACACAGCAGTTCATTTTGGGTTCTTCCTGTGAATAGCCCCTTGGTATTAGACTTTAGAGTGGCTGTCCAGTGGTCTGAAAACATGGATTTAATATTATTACTGAGAGTAATACGCATCTTCAGATTTTTGGTATCGGCCACTAGAAGTAATgatataacaaaaacaacaaccttaTTTGACCATAATCAGTAATTGAGCTAGGTTAATAGGAATGTTATTAGATAGACAGGGATCGTCTCCTTGACCTTGGGTCATTGAAATTGAAGTCCAGTGGTTACTAAAGCATCTAATCTACACATTTTATAATAAGCTACTGTTGTGAATCCACTACCCAGCTTGGCATTGTAAGGGGGAATTCTACTAAAATTCTGTGCTCAGCTAGATACCATTGACAGTAGTTGGGTTTGTGTTAAAGCTTTAGACATTGTGATCTGTATTCAAAAGTTTTATTTTGGGAAATTATTACTAATTTTTGTTACAAGTTATTTCTACCCAAGAAAGTCACATCAGTTAAGCGGAACTCACTAAAGAGACTTAATCCAGAAAGTAAATCTAACTCCTCTATCCTTACCTCCCTGTTTATCCCTCCACAGATGGGACCAATTTAAATGATAATCCAATAATCCCATTAGAATGGGCAAAGAATCACTTAAACGTACGGCATCTCTAGAGCTTTTACCTTTCTCCCCCTCGTTTCCTAAGTGTCAATTGAGAATCTTGGTCTCCCAGCTTTAGTGCTCTTTAAAGCAAGAAATAACGTAGCGTATCTAAACAAATGGTTAAGAAAAGCTCAAATATATTAATTAAAAGGTAATGGTGCCGGCAACCTGATCTGTGAGTGCATAGGCTCAGTGAAAGACATGGGTAACGGAGAACGCCCTGTGTTGGAGGAAGCACCACAGTTAGAAAcctggttcaaattctggctccactGTTTATTAGCCATTATATGACTTTAGTCACTCCAGTTAtctataaaatgtggataataatcCTACCTCAAAAGActgttgaagattaaatgaggaaGAAAGCAGTTAGCATACTCGCTGACAATTAGTAAGTGCCTTGTTTCTATAATTTGGACTAAATTTTATTCTCTTCAGCTTCTTAAAACTGTTATATACAAAAGCAGCATTTGTTTGGACCTACAAGTCTGGAGAACCCATACTTTACTGATAATAATTCATGATATAAGAAATTTGGGATGACATATAGTGATATACCTTTTTATGCTACTATTTACAGGTAAAATTTTTCCCCAAATAAATGCCTTAGTTTTGAAATAAACCCTTAGAAGTCTTTTCTGTGTATTTAGGTTGTTAAGAATACTCTTAAGCTTTtggcttagagtagtgtaggaaaaaatgtattcaaaaacattttctcctggtgattttcaaataattttaccTTGGTATCAGTGCACATGTTGGCAAAAAGAACAGACGAAGCACAATGTGATTAAGATCATGTGTTCAGCCATGCATTTTACAGATTTCACCATTATCAACAGAAGTGACTGAagtacagtttttgttttgtgtttcatACAAGTTGCCCTAGTATCCTACTAGTCTGCCATTATTTTGGCTCTCAGAATAGTTAATGTGCCTTTCTCATGAGTGTGTCAAAGGCTAGCAGGAAAATGTCCAGATATCTGCCTAATATTGCTGGCTGCAGTCAAAAGATTTCTGCCTATCACTTCTTCATCCTGAGTGGTCTGAGAGGCTTGCAGGTTTCTCTACTCAAATTTGCTAATTCTGAATCCATTGGTGAACAAATTTTAAACCACAAACATGTCAAGGACCAATTTGCTAAAGGGATGGGAAGCAACGGGGAGAGAGTTCCCTTAGCAGTTCTGAGCTATCTCTATTTCCCAACTCCACTCCCTTCCGGGTACTTTAGAATCTCTTTGGGTACCCTGGAAGCAACCTAATCCCTCTGGGAAGAGGTGTACAAGACCTCTAAGACAAACAGCGTATTTTTCAGGACAGGCTCTTTGTCCCCATCCTAGTATCTCTCCAAAGAGATCATGAACCCGTTAAGGGCAGGAATTGAGTTATATGAACTTTAAAATAAAGTCTATATATACTGTGCGCCCAGAGCTGCAGTAGACATGAGATTACAAAGATGGGATCCCTGGACGGAGCTTTAAGTCTAATGGGAAGATCGAAGGGTAAACATACTTAGGATGTTGGGTGTGCAGTAGTATGAGGATTTGTGTCAAGTAAtatgaacacacaaaaaaagaagctATTATTTTACCTTCTGAGTTAGAAAGAGCTTCACTGAGAAGGATGCATTTGATGGAAGCTTCAAAAGAGGAATTTTTCAAGATGTTAGAGAATGACCTTTCAGGCCAAGGGAGCCGTATGTGTGAGGCACAAAGATGCACAAAAATATCACATTTTAAAGAACTTGTGTAATTCGTATGTCTAGAGCAAGCGTGAGAGGTGCGAAGTTAAAGGAGGTATGAATGAAGATGTTGGCTGTAGACAGACTGTGAAAGGCCTTATAAACCAATTTAAAGAAATGAGATTTTATCCTTTAGAAATGGAGGTAATCATCCGAGGTATTAATGATAGGCTGGAGACTGAGAGACCAGTTAGAAAGTTTTAGCAATATTCCAGATAAGAGATGAAGACATGAATTTAGTCTTCAGAGACTGAGAAATGTTGAGACTGACTAGATGAGGGAGATAGGGACACTGAGGGTGACTGAAGTTTTTGGCCTAAGTGACTAGGGTAGATACTTTATGCCTTTTTGTGTCATCTACACATGCTAGGCATATGATAAATGTTAGTTTTTGATGATAATGGCCTGATATTAGAGATGCCAGCTTAAATAAAGGCACTGGCTGAGGTGTTTacccaggcccagggaagttCATTGGTGTCTGGCAACAGTAAGCGAATTTTCTGGGACTTCCTACGCTTACCTCCCAGCATGGCTGCTTCAGGTTGAGCTCAAATGCCTCAGACATCACTGCCCATCCCTGCAGTCTACCACTTCTCTTAACTCCTTCCAGTCAGTCTCCTTACTGTCCCGCACACTACCTTGGTCAGGGCCTCAGCCAGCCTTTGCTCACGCTTTTAGCCTCCTCTAGCCCACTTTACCTTCTGCACTCTTTTAAGGCTCAGCTTACAACAGCTTGGTTCAAAACAAGATCTTTGACCATGTCCACCTAAAACAATATTTACCTTCATTGAATTTCCATAGTTTATGTGGCTTAAATATTTTAGTGCCTGGCAAAGTGATTATAATAGAggattattaatatatttttttgaagATTTCTTACGTAGCCGTTTTCATCGCATTTTTAGCTTTATCATTAATTTACTATTAAAATATCTGAGGGTAGATGGATGGGTATAAGGATATAAGTTTTCCAGATGGAAGAAGGAAACTGGTATGTGATAAACAGCTGCTGCTAACACACTGTGTGGAGATAATTGAACATTTACTAAATTAGGTGTGAAAATTATGACTAGAAAATGTTAAAGTCAATAACTTGGTTGAATATTGCATAATTCCTCATAAACCACCACACACTGTAGCCAGAATTATTTTCCTCTAGAAGCAGTGATGCTTTCAGGTACCCAGGGTACTTAGAAGTACTACATTGTGGAGAAACACACGAGCTGTATTTTCTGGTGATAAGTTAGTCTCACAAGTGAGCGTTTGCCTTCCCGGTATGGCTTCCAGGGTTTAATGTTGCTGCCCTCTCAACTGATTGTGCTCAAGGTAACTATCCCAGTCTTGCCTGGAGTTAAAAgccttttgtgttttctttctttttaaattattctagGCTGATGCACCTAACCCAGGACTCATTCCAGATGCAGACGCAGTAGGTGTAACAGTTGTGCTAATTACCTGCACCTATCGAGGTCAAGAATTTATTAGAGTTGGCTATTATGTAAATAATGAATATACTGAGACAGAATTAAGGGAAAATCCACCAGTAAAACCAGACTTTTCTAAGGTAATGTTCTAACTGTcccttttcaattatttttactatacaatttttttttttttttttttggcaattgtCATTTCATAATAGTATACTATAAAAATGCCTTAAGAGACTAAATAAATTTGAGGTCTTTGTGCCAACAGGGCAAACTAATCGTTGTTCCGTTGCCACTGATGACATCAAACTCTACCTCCAGATATGTCATTAGTAACTAGTGTTGGTCGGGTACCTTGAGAGTCTCTactggtttaaaaaaatcaaagtgcCTCCTTTAAGAAATAAGTTTTTGTTTAGGGCTTTCTGCACAGCATTTCTCATACATCATAATTCCGTTCATGTCAACCTTTAGGACATACAAAATGCTATATACCTAGAGAGCATTTGAATTCATGTTTATCATATTattcaaaaattatatttttgtttataacCCTTCCTAAAATTGTATGGGGAAGTTTTGTGTTTGCTCTTTATATAAGTATTatgatataaaatattattattaaataataattaaagcTCCTATACGCTTTGTacagtgaatcagaattgactcgatagcaacggatttgatttttggttttcataTGCTTTGTTATGCATCTGAGTGGTTTGTTTTATCTGTTATTCTTAGGgattaaactattaaaaaaaaaattgccactgagttgatttcaactgctccataggagtttcttggctgtaatttttatagaagcagattgccaggcctttcttccacagtgctactgggtgagttcaaaccaccttaggttagtagttgagcacaaactattttgtgccacctagggacctttatTCTTAGACATTAAGGTAAAGGTCTGAAATATTTCTGGTGATAGAAGCTAAAGTAAGTGATTCAGCATCCTCAAAGATCCTTACTCCCTTGTGCTTTTCCATTGGGAACTCTAACAGTTTAGCAACTGGTGATGTTGTAACTGACGTTGAACATGACACTCCATTTGGCAGGCCATGCAAGAAAAACCAGACAGTAGTAGAGTGTTGTTCTCATAATAAGACTGGAACATTTTTAGTCCTGGTGTGGGACCTTCCACTGATGCAATTTATTAGTTATCTGTATGGCATCttgtatagcaaaaaaaaaaaaaaagctagaatgcTATTTCTAAAAATGAACCATAATACTAAAAAGGTGTAAGAAACCACCCGTAATGACAAGTTATACTctgaatcaattcgatggcaactaacaacaacagcatacttggggagaagtccctgagtggtgcaaaaggaGGTGTgtgtgaagaaaggcctggcagtctgcttctaaagaaagcagtcattggaaaccctgtggagcacagttctactctgacacatttggatttgctgtgagtcagagttgactctttggcaactggtttatacttagggaaatttttcattttccttaaaaGTGTTATGGAAGAGGCACTGTATCCATCGAAAGAGAATGTTAAATAAAGcatcctttgaagcattcatcttcaaaaaagaaatgttatttctcatggactccagacttcctggagccgtgaagattggatgaacccctgaaactattaccctgagataatctttaaacctcaatcTAAAAATATCCCGACGTCGTCTTAAAACCAAGccatactttagcttaactagcaaaaaaaaaaaaaaagtcttctttgagcattttgctcttttaagagctatttaaatcaaattgataacaacaacttgaaagataggacccttagggagcagtgaatttatgtcagtgggggaggaacaactcagagaaggagagtgagaatggttacacgacttgaagaatgtcaCTAAgtggtacacgtagaaactgttgaattgctgtatgttttgctgtgtgtattctcaacgataacagcaaaataaataaaattatgtatatgtctatataaactaaatctaaaataaaaattaaatgtaagAACAAAAAAGATTCTCCCTTCTCTTAGGAAACTGAAGTATAGATGAGTTAGATACTTTGctggatagtaaaaaaaaatctgggtgaATTCCCTCAGATTCTTCATATCTTATTTTCATTAGGTTAAAGTAATTTCTCTTGGCCTACTCCTTGTTTATTAGTTATTTTTAAGGTGCTATACTTATTATACCTTTGCATATGAATTTAGCCATTAGGGGTACCATCATAAAGAACCATTTATTAAGCTCTTATTTGCATATGGTGATCTAACTTTCTTAGTGTTTCTCATTTATGTATTTTCCTTCTCCTCTAGCTTCAAAGGAACATTTTGGCGTCTAATCCCAGGGTCACAAGATTCCACATTAATTGGGAAGATAACACAGAAAAACTGGAAGATGCAGAGAGCAGTAATCCAAATCTACAGTCACTTCTTTCAACAGATGCCTTGCCTTCAGCATCAAAGGGATGGTCCACGTCAGAAAACTCACTAAATGTCATGTTAGAATCCCACATGGACTGCATGTGACCACCTGCCATCCCTTTAGTACAAATTAAGCTATAAAAACACAGAACTATTTCCCTGAAATTCCGTAAGTACATAGTCAAGATACAATGTGAAGAATTTGTTTAAAAATCATCCTGTAGAAAAGTTTATAAGAAAACCAGTATTTGAGCAAATTGTGGAATATAAATACAactatttttaagtaatttttttctctaatgtgttattttgttttgaaaCTAATCTGATTAaagtatatatattattttcttctctataaTATAATTAAAGgacttataaagaaaaatatgaactCTAGACCAGGTTGTAAAGATGTCTTAGCGTTTTGGACAATAATCTTGTGGGTCACTATTTTACTGGCCTTCAAAAGAACAAAGTTCActtaaactaaaatattttccctgtgaaaacatataaaaaccaaaaacctatagTATGGTTTAATTTAAGGGGCAAGTTTCCATTCTTCTTTGGCATGTCCTTAAAAAGGAAATGTGAAATCAACTTTGTGCTACCAAGAACTTTAAGACCTGCTTTCCCAGGTCACTCTGAAACCTCTTATGGCTACTACTGCAGTTCACGTGATGTTGCACagcatttggtttggtttctaataTAATACAAATGTGGTTAATTGTATATAAGGTCTTCTggttatggtttttatttttataccagTGTAGGACATCAAAGCACTCCCTGAATCATATTACCATTATTACCCAATGAATTCAACATGTCAAAAGCAAATACAAACTCCCTAAgtttaaaaacagattttaatGGCTCAAGTCTGTTCAttagatttataaaaatactatgAATTTAGCttctttaaaattgttttgaTACATCATCCCTTGCTGGCATCATTTATATAAAATCTGGATTTAGAAAGACATATTTAGCTTTGTCATAATAAGCAAGTTACTGTTTTGGAAATACATATTTTCCCACCTGTAGTACTGTTTACCATATTCCCTGACACTCATGTAGAATAATACTAggcatatttttggtggacatacTCTAGACAGTTCTTTcagataaatttttttaaaagcaatctTGGAAAGGAGTCTGTTAACTAAATGGGTCAGaaggttctttttctttgttgagaGCTAGGTCCTTTCTCAAAAAGTTTCTTCTGCTCTATTAAGTGTAGACTATTTTCATTACTCTTGCTGCTGAGCAAGGCATTAGCCATATGAAGCAAAGTTACGCAGTGCCTTCATATCTAAAACTTATGCTGCATTGTTGAAAGCTTTTATTTTAAGGAACAGGAAAAGACATTTGGCTAAACATTTGTACATATTCCCTATCATAATTAAAAAAGTGAGTTTGTgaggcaaaattttgctaaatgtTAAACTTTAATATACCAGATTATTAAACTGTTATCCATTAACTAGTTCATAGAtttgaaaagtaaaatatatcCAAATCTTAAAACCATATAAATCTTTGGTCTAAttgtaattaaaagaaaatattaaaatattacttaaaatgaaaataaaagtaatacTCCCCAAGAGTCCAGTAATTGATATAACAGGAACAAGGTACGTGCTTGTTAAAATATAGCACATAAGCCAAATTACCAAGTAAAGCAATTTACTGCTGAGTTTTTATTTGATTAATTATAATGATTAGTTTGTATTAACATTAAAGGGTTAAGTTCTTATATCAATTTGTAAATGGGCAGCCAATTTTCATAGAAGTTTGGGACTTATACATTCACTTTAAAAACTCTTACctcttattattttaaatgttttgactCTATAATTTTTAGATATAAATTAATTAATGACTAAAAATAAGAAAGATTTAGAATTCAAACATTAAGAACTAAGAAACTGGATAGCACATAGCCCTATTTGGCCTCATTTACAGATACTACATGCATTATAGCTAGAAGATTCACAGCTTTTGTTCCCCTTGTAGATCACAGTAAATAAATGTGTCCTGAGAAGATACACATGAACAAATTACTTACGCTATTGAACAGATAGGTGAGTAGGTCAGATGAAATGACCTCAAATTTTGAGCTGAGAAAACATCCCAGAAATCTGAGGAAGTGTGCGTACATTTGCCCATGTATAATCTTTTATAGCCTTAGGGTTCCATGCGGTCTTACCCCCTGGTTTTAGGATTTGGGGTTTCTAGGTTTTCTTTTATACCAGAATTTAGGACATCAGAGCACTCCCTAAATCATGTTTGTCTAATAAAGTCTATGGCAGcaacttttaaaactttttgccataatccacagtaaaaaaaaaaaatatgtatatacatataacatgACTCTTTAACATAagtacatatttatataaaagTTTTCAAGACAGTGCACTGTTAGTAGGTGCAGAATATTTCCAGTACAGTAGTGTCCCCTTATCCGCAGTTTCAGTTCCCCATAGTCAACTGTGGTCTGAAAATGTGAAATTAATAGCATGATGAAATCTCGTACCATCCCACCTGGGAACcgcattcacataacttttattacaatATATTCTTataattattctattttattattactattgttaatctcttactgtgcctaatttataaattcaacttcatcataggtatgtatatataggACAAAACAGTGTATATAGGGTTTGGTACTCTCTGCAGTTTCAGGCATCCACGGGGAATCTTGGAATGTATCCCCTGCGAATAAGGGGGGAACTACTGTATTTTCTACTGTATTTCATTTTGAAAGTGCTGGTTTTGACCCACTGAAATGACTTTTATGACCTAATGGGTTGTATACACAGTTTGAAAAAAGACTGGTCAGGCCCTTGGGGTGGACAAGAGAAGTAACAATAACTTTACTGTAATTCTGAAAATATACCTTCTTTTCTCTCATTGGATTATaatattgaaataaaatttattaaaaaaaagagggaaaagcgCTAATGCAGTGAGTCAACAGCCATTCACTTTAAAACTGCTCAAATACTCTGAAATTACTAGTAGCCCACAAGATAGCATGGGCTCATTTCTTGCCATTCCACATAATTACTTAATGAACATTTTATACAGAACtgtagattgctgggtcataaggtttGTAAAATGGCATGAAGTATTTATTCTTGTCTAGTATCCTGAAAGCTTGTCCACTGCTCTCAATTCACAGATCCCTTCTCATCAGTACTGTTCAGTtacatttatatttcaaaagctTAGAGCCACTTAGAATAGTGCCCCAGTTATGGAGCACATTTTTGGGCTTTGTAATGAATTTTAAAGTAAAAGTTTCTCATGAGAAATTTGAACACAGGCATGAAAGTTaagctcccttaaaaaaaaaataacccgttgccttcgagttgattccaactcagagcgaccctagcAAGTAGCAAATGATAACTGTAAAATGTGTGAAACCGAGCACCTATTTTTAGGAGAACTATTTCCCCAATCAAAACTGTATAAAAATGCAAAATGGCATCAAAACTTGTACTTTAAAAGTGGTTTTTCCCAAAAACTATGGTGCTAAAAATTTCCTAAGACAGTAATCAAATCTTGGCATTTTATCTGTGAAGGTTTTTAAATTTACTAGGTGGAGAATCATTACAAGGTATGAGTGAAGTTCCACATTGCAATGATTAAACTACACTTCCCACATACTAAATAGACAAGTATTTCACCTGAAAAATCTTAAGAGCTACTGTTGCCCTTGAGATCTCTGAGCGTGAAAATGCCTTAAGTTCAttaatctacttccgtaaagtgCATTTTTTCCCCTATTTAATTGACTTTAATGTTACGTATGTTGGGTCTTCACAGAATGCCAGATGATGCATACCTTTTCAGCATAGACACCTGCATGAATGTAATCACTAGAGAATGAAAACAATGAATAGGATCGTTCAAAATGAAGATCCCAAGAGAGAACATGGAGAAAGTTTTGACAGATAACTTTAAGTGAGGGTggagcttttaaaatattttcttagagCTACAAAAATAATGTGTTTCCTTCAATTTTTGGCAGTAACTCTCAAAAACTAGCTTGAAATTTACCCTATTATTATTACAGGTACTTTTTCCTAAGGAAAAAAACCATGGTGTTAGATTCTGTGGTGATATTAAATTACTTGAAATTGTCACATAAAATACCTGCACTTGTAGATCCAATTCCTGTGGTGAGCACAGATCTTGGTGTAATCTTAGCTGCATACTTGAGAAATTGAGATTTCCCTGTGCCAGGATCCCCAACCAATAAAAGATGTGATTCTCCTAGAAAAACGAAAATACGTAAAGTTTTAAATTTCTATGAAAAGACCCACGAGTAAGtataattacaataaaaaagaaaacggtCCACTTGGAATACTTGACACAATTTACATTTTATATGGTACTTTTGCTATTACA
This is a stretch of genomic DNA from Elephas maximus indicus isolate mEleMax1 chromosome 1, mEleMax1 primary haplotype, whole genome shotgun sequence. It encodes these proteins:
- the ASF1A gene encoding histone chaperone ASF1A, whose protein sequence is MAKVQVNNVVVLDNPSPFYNPFQFEITFECIEDLSEDLEWKIIYVGSAESEEYDQVLDSVLVGPVPAGRHMFVFQADAPNPGLIPDADAVGVTVVLITCTYRGQEFIRVGYYVNNEYTETELRENPPVKPDFSKLQRNILASNPRVTRFHINWEDNTEKLEDAESSNPNLQSLLSTDALPSASKGWSTSENSLNVMLESHMDCM